The genomic stretch GTTCCGCGAACTGATGGCGTTGCCGGCACCGGCGGAACTCCCGCCCTCGGAAGCCCCGCCGTCGAACGAATAGTCGCCGACGTCCACGCGCTGGAGAAGGCCAGCGGGATCGAGCGTGAGATCCACCGGACGCACAGTGCGCTCTCGGCCGCACACCAGAGCGCCCGACGGCATGCGTGGGCCGAGAAGCAGCTCACCGAGAGCGCTCGCCACTTCACGTCCAAACTGAGGAAGGTCTACCAGGACCCGGAACAGGCGCACAGAGCCTTCCTACGGGCCGCAGACGCGCGCGGAGCAGAGAAGGCGGCCCAGACCCTGCGTGAGGCTCCGGAGCGCTACGGGGCGCTCCAGACGGCGCGAGAAGGGCTGTTCCGTCAGAGCGATCGGGAGGCACGCATGGTGGCGCTAGAAGCGTGGCAGTCCGCAGCCACCTATTACCGGGCACGGCACGAGGTCCCGTCGGCAGCAGAGAAGCAGGAGGTGGCGAAAGCGCTGGGGCAGACCGAAGCGAAGCTGAAGTCGCTCGGTACGAACCGGGACCTCTCGGCGGATACCTTGGAGCGCCGGATCGGGCAGGAGATGGCGTGGCTCTCGCCGAAGGAGATGCGGCAACTCGAACGCTCGCTGTCGCCGTCGGGGATGAAACTGGCGATGGGCGCGCTCGGCATGGCCCGCGAGGTGCAGCGGGGGCTGGAGCGATGAACCCCACGCATGATCGACTACGGAACCCTTTAGAATCGGAAGACTGGATGATCGTCTTATGAACCAGATAGACAAGCTGATCGAGATCTCGTGGAGCATCGCGAGCACCGACGCGGCCCGCGCCGACGAGCTGGCGTTCATGGCGCGCGTGCTCGTGCAGGCCACGCTCCCGCACAGCGATCCCGGCGACGTGAAGGCCTTCGGGCGCGAGAACGGGAACTTCAAGCTCAAGATTCAGCCGGGCATCGACACGGGTGTCCCCTACGGGAGCTACCCGCGCCTCGTGTTGGCCTGGATCACCACGGAGGCCGTGCGCACGAAGAGCCGGCGGATCACGCTGGGCGACTCCCTCTCGCACTTCATGTCCGAGCTCGACATCACGCCGACGGGCGGGCGCTGGGGGACGATCACGCGCCTGAGGGACCAGATGAAGCGGCTCTTCGCCGCGCGCATCGCCGCGGTCTACGACGGGGACGACGCCTACCTCCTCAACAGCGTCGAGATCGCCACGGACGCCGACCTGTGGTGGGACCCTAAGCGCCCCGACCAGGCGGCCGTGTTCGAGAGCACCGTGACGCTCGGGGAGAAGTTCTTCGAGGAGATCGTCCGCCGCCCCGTGCCGCTCGACATGCGAGCGCTCAGGGCGCTTAAGAAGTCCCCGCTCGGGCTCGACCTCTACACGTGGCTCACGTACCGCGTGAGCTATCTGAGGGACCCCGTGGAGGTGTCGTGGCAGGCCCTGCATTCCCAGTTCGGAGCCGACTACGCCAGCCACTACGAGTTCGCTCGGAAAGCCAAGCGTGAGCTCCAGAAGATCAGCCTGGTCTGGCCTGAGCTGAGCTACGACACGCCACGTGGACGGCTCGCCCTAAGCCCCTCCCCCACCCACGTCAAGAAGCTGAAGGCGGGCTCCTGACGCTTCGGGGACCTCGAAGGCTGCGGTTCACAGAAGCCCCGCCTACTGTGGATCTGAGGGGGTTATCCACGCATTAACGGTACAAAAGGGCTTTTGTGGGGCTTAAAAACCTATTTTACATCCATTTAAACATGAATTTCGGCTCTGCCGCCAGCGCATTAACGGTACAGGAGCCTACGCATTAACGGTACAACAACCTATATATATCCTGTATCCTTAATCCTGTAGTAGAGCCGAAGGGTTGTTGATAACTTTGGAGGGCATCCTTTACAATAACGGAATAAGCACTTCCTCCCCCTTCCCCTCCCCCCCCCAACCCTCCATGCAAGATGCGGACGGGCCTCTGGCCCGACTCTCTCTTCCAGTTCTTCTCCCCCCTACGGGAAAAGAAGCTCCGGCCTCCACCCCTGTCAAGGCGACCTCTCCGCTACGCTCCGAGGGAGCCGCTGACGCGTCTCACCTTGACAGCGGCTCCGGCCTCCGCGAAAGGGGCACCTACGGGGGGAGAAGAACTATGCACCCTGACGGGTGCCGGCTCGGAAAAGATCAAACCCTGACACCAAAGCGATAGGGTTCGGAGGCAGTGCAAGGGCTGCGCGAGTCCGCCTCCGGCGGTCCCTTGCACGCTGCGACCGTGTTACCCTCGACGGAGACGGGAGAGCATCGACCGAGATGCTTTCCCGGCGTAGTAGACCAACAACACGTCAGAAGTACGGCTTGCGTCCGGTCTTCACGAAGCGTTGCCCTCCCCCCTCCTGAACGACCATCTCTTCGTCCAGGTAGGCTCTGACGTTGGCAGCCACGTCGTCAACGCTTAGCCCCTGGCGCTCGGCCGCGGTGAAAGCATCGTCCAGCGTG from Rhodothermales bacterium encodes the following:
- a CDS encoding replication protein RepA is translated as MNQIDKLIEISWSIASTDAARADELAFMARVLVQATLPHSDPGDVKAFGRENGNFKLKIQPGIDTGVPYGSYPRLVLAWITTEAVRTKSRRITLGDSLSHFMSELDITPTGGRWGTITRLRDQMKRLFAARIAAVYDGDDAYLLNSVEIATDADLWWDPKRPDQAAVFESTVTLGEKFFEEIVRRPVPLDMRALRALKKSPLGLDLYTWLTYRVSYLRDPVEVSWQALHSQFGADYASHYEFARKAKRELQKISLVWPELSYDTPRGRLALSPSPTHVKKLKAGS